One window from the genome of Ammospiza nelsoni isolate bAmmNel1 chromosome 16, bAmmNel1.pri, whole genome shotgun sequence encodes:
- the LOC132080555 gene encoding serine protease inhibitor Kazal-type 6-like: MRATGALVLLSLLLLSFLSVPDVAGQEIEEICREFLNRSVYCTRESNPHCGTDGVTYGNKCAFCKAVLRSGGKIRLKHLGKC, translated from the exons ATGAGGGCCACAGGTGCCTTAGTGCTtctcagcctgctgctgctctctttcCTCTCGG ttCCAGATGTAGCAGGTCAGGAGATTGAAGAG ATCTGTAGAGAGTTCCTGAACAGAAGCGTGTACTGCACGAGGGAGTCCAACCCTCACTGCGGCACGGATGGTGTCACCTATGGGAACAAGTGTGCCTTCTGCAAGGCAGTGCT GAGAAGTGGAGGGAAAATAAGATTGAAGCACCTGGGGAAATGCTGA
- the LOC132080543 gene encoding ovomucoid-like: MKMANCAALLGLVLLACFSDLAVAQRRANCAAYMATGKTMNVVCPRNYDPVCGTNGRTYPNECSLCKDFFRNRALDKKHDGRCVRIDCTGFLKPGSGYNIPCTLEYSPICGTNGITYRNKCHFCTAVASGLDVNLRTYGECFQQNVNIDCSNFQQKGGNMVCTSEYNPICGSDGRTYSNKCHFCSAVSRSLGGLFFRHQGEC, translated from the exons ATGAAGATGGCCAACTGTGCTGCCCTTCTGGGGCTGGTCCTTCTTGCCTGCTTTTCTG ATCTTGCTGTTGCTCAAAGACGG GCCAACTGCGCCGCCTACATGGCCACTGGAAAAACCATGAACGTCGTCTGTCCCCGCAACTACGACCCCGTGTGCGGCACCAATGGCCGCACCTACCCCAACGAGTGCTCCCTCTGCAAGGACTTCTT CCGCAACCGTGCCCTTGACAAGAAACACGATGGAAGATGTGTTAGG ATCGACTGTACTGGTTTCCTGAAGCCTGGCAGTGGTTACAACATCCCCTGCACCCTGGAGTACTCCCCCATCTGCGGCACCAATGGCATCACCTACAGGAACAAGTGCCACTTCTGTACTGCTGTGGC GAGCGGCCTGGACGTGAACCTGAGGACCTACGGAGAGTGCTTCCAG CAAAATGTCAACATCGACTGCAGCAACTTCCAGCAGAAGGGCGGCAACATGGTCTGCACCTCCGAGTACAACCCCATCTGCGGCTCCGACGGCAGGACCTACTCCAACAAGTGCCACTTCTGCTCCGCTGTCTC ACGCAGCCTTGGAGGTCTGTTCTTCAGGCACCAGGGAGAATGCTAA